The genomic DNA CCGTGCTCGACGCCGGCTGCGGCGAGGGATGGCTGGCGCGCGAGTTGGCGTCGCACGGGCACGAGGTGGTGGCGCTCGACGGCTCGGCGCGGATGATCGAGCTGGCCGAGGCCGCCGGCGGCGACATCGAGTACGGCGAGATCCCCTTCTCCGTGGCCGCGCAGGAGCCGCGGCGGCTGCTGGGCGCGTTCGGCACCATCGTCTTCAACTTCTCCCTCCTCGACCAGCGCATCACGCCCATCCTGAGCGCGGCGGGCGCGGTGCTCTTCCCCTACGGCCGCATCCTGATCCAGGCCGCGCACCCCGCCGCCATGCTCGGCGACGTTCCCGAGTACCGCGACGGGTGGCGGCATATCGAGGAGGTTGCGCCCGGGGTCACGCTGATGCGCGCGGTGCCGTGGTACTTCCGCACCTTCACCACCTGGGTGCTGGAGCTGCGCCGCGCCGGCCTCCTCCTGGTAGAAACCTACGAGCCGCTCGACCCCGCCACCGGCCGTCCCGTCTCCCTCATGCTCCACGTCACCATCCCCGAGCGCCGCCCGAAGCCAAGCGCGGGTTGAGCCCGGCATCTCGCGACGAAAGCCGAGAGACGTCATCCTGAGGCCGGCCAGACCGACCTTGCGGCCTGCCCTAAAGCATGCAGGCCGAAGGATCTATAGCCGCGGCAGGCACACAGCCTGGGAGCCGCACGGAATG from Longimicrobium sp. includes the following:
- a CDS encoding class I SAM-dependent methyltransferase — translated: MDSPSVLPDLEPLRAWDGAAEAYAAAVRAGADPVRRVTERAIVDLVRQVPTGPVLDAGCGEGWLARELASHGHEVVALDGSARMIELAEAAGGDIEYGEIPFSVAAQEPRRLLGAFGTIVFNFSLLDQRITPILSAAGAVLFPYGRILIQAAHPAAMLGDVPEYRDGWRHIEEVAPGVTLMRAVPWYFRTFTTWVLELRRAGLLLVETYEPLDPATGRPVSLMLHVTIPERRPKPSAG